GATTGCCCGCCTGCTGGAGGCCGGTGTGCGTACTATCCAGCTGCGCATTAAAGACAAGCAGGACCACGAGGTCGAGGCCGATGTGGCTGCGGCTATCGCCCTGGGCAGGCGCTATAACGCCCGGCTGTTTATTAACGACTACTGGCGGCTGGCGATTAAACACCAGGCCTACGGGGTCCACCTGGGCCAGGAGGACCTGGAAACCACCGATCTGAACGCCATCCGTAAAGCGGGGCTGCGGCTCGGGGTGTCCACCCATGACGATATGGAAATCGACGTCGCGCTCGCGGCCAGACCTTCCTATATCGCCCTGGGCCATGTGTTCCCCACCCTGACCAAACAGATGCCCTC
This Shimwellia blattae DSM 4481 = NBRC 105725 DNA region includes the following protein-coding sequences:
- the thiE gene encoding thiamine phosphate synthase, giving the protein MYQPDFPAMPRCLGLYPVVDSVEWIARLLEAGVRTIQLRIKDKQDHEVEADVAAAIALGRRYNARLFINDYWRLAIKHQAYGVHLGQEDLETTDLNAIRKAGLRLGVSTHDDMEIDVALAARPSYIALGHVFPTLTKQMPSAPQGLAQLAAHIRRLGEYPTVAIGGISIARAPAVMDTGVGSIAVVSAITQAPDWRQATAQLLDIAGAGDE